From the uncultured Fibrobacter sp. genome, one window contains:
- a CDS encoding UvrD-helicase domain-containing protein, whose product MSIEKIIDPRKNLFIEASAGTGKTYTIQQVVAQLVDEGCPLKKILIVTYTEKAAGELRDRIRKKMEEVLDAEGTDRITAEKFEKALRDVDNAAIFTIHSFCQKALKEYAYEAGRPFDLAMVDDKEVKAMISAWARDKWPSNKLYQTILQNAPAADSLEESLTDRLSSAINMYKGETADGKETIGLDNAEESPFETIPENFADLLSNKEIADNLATLEKYSDLSFTKTGKNKVSDFINALKEWTNGKALFNGKTFSTTKTIEAWPDEAYNAFLFFKNFKDKFNDLPNTILQAQIQKFLYSQIKPLFNEWQKFKNENKEQSFNDMILSVHSAVLKKGENGAESELCNRLREQYRYAIIDEFQDTNQLQWDIFKEIFLKANNHSIFVVGDPKQSIYSFQGADVNVYHKATQEIGNRKDLEHNYRSTNSVIEACNNLFECKDFFGNSVEFKRSYAPGNKPGDNPKAKALQKPDAKFYDAKTDSWDDIAPFWISENSVNSTNFAQTCVEKIIDCCTFVDSKEGKRTKLRVFNKNPKNSEDIYRNVTFKDFAVLARSRSEMENIETCMKLAGVPFTRYKDSNLFYGRECAEWISLFKAINATDFSAWNRRILNEVLITDFFAVALSDVESEFFDDPFSKPRQMICHWKELASERRFAEMQESIYAESEVEKRLSDLSKLQEFTKLRQIGNYAINYLYNHSCTLDDLIRHLQNLSISSGDADDQDSNLVAKGSDFDAVQVMTIHASKGLEFPVVISVAGFKQLNKNTDGPYLYHESDSIHLGYGQNAKNARQAEELEEWSRLFYVDFTRASSILVLPRYANWYDEGDTPKEDFRFLANSLKSFCSDEKNENLFEIMGTAKEWDIPTERLLKSNIQDNILATAKELLGEQSEEGLDAESKQKEHIQALQKEVARLGIMQHSYSTLAGKKESSLSIDEEANLDKEGSAEANYYAGEDIGPDASQIEAEIKYPRGSKIGNALHEIFELSKFKEIGLSHENAESMYGSAELSMLVEETFKKQSLPIWDHKDEWTRHTLDIVWNTLNASLPAIEAGHRSGASFKLTSLDDNSRKAEVQFNLNATTDDNGEASEYLQSICKGFIDLVFMRHDTQGQLRFSIVDWKSDVMADGDYSPASIQKKVDEDYSVQRVLYSYCLIKWLKQFYGAGNSGNSNTPLTESEIYDKFFGGMYYVFLRGCKAGTENGIYAHTWENFDALQKSYSNIRKLMRKRKETVEDEQ is encoded by the coding sequence TTTCACAATCCATTCCTTCTGCCAAAAAGCACTGAAGGAATACGCCTACGAAGCGGGGCGTCCATTCGACCTCGCCATGGTCGACGACAAAGAAGTAAAGGCGATGATAAGCGCTTGGGCACGCGACAAATGGCCTAGCAACAAACTCTACCAGACGATTCTGCAAAACGCTCCGGCAGCAGACTCGCTCGAAGAATCGCTCACGGATAGGCTCTCCTCGGCAATCAACATGTACAAAGGAGAAACCGCCGACGGGAAGGAAACCATCGGCCTCGACAACGCCGAAGAAAGTCCATTCGAAACAATCCCGGAAAATTTTGCCGACCTGTTAAGCAACAAAGAAATTGCCGATAATTTGGCCACCTTGGAAAAGTATTCCGACCTCAGTTTTACCAAAACCGGCAAAAACAAAGTCAGCGATTTCATCAATGCGCTCAAGGAATGGACCAACGGGAAAGCATTGTTCAACGGAAAGACTTTCTCAACCACGAAAACGATTGAGGCGTGGCCTGACGAAGCTTACAACGCCTTCCTGTTCTTCAAGAATTTCAAGGATAAGTTTAACGATTTGCCCAACACGATTCTCCAGGCACAAATCCAGAAATTCCTTTACAGCCAGATAAAACCGCTTTTCAACGAATGGCAAAAGTTCAAGAACGAAAACAAAGAGCAGTCGTTCAACGACATGATTCTCTCCGTCCACAGCGCCGTCCTCAAGAAGGGTGAAAACGGGGCAGAAAGCGAGCTTTGCAACAGACTCCGCGAACAATACCGCTACGCCATCATCGACGAATTCCAAGACACGAACCAGCTGCAATGGGACATTTTCAAGGAAATTTTCCTGAAAGCCAACAACCATTCCATTTTCGTGGTGGGCGACCCCAAGCAATCCATCTACAGTTTCCAAGGTGCCGATGTAAACGTTTACCACAAGGCCACCCAAGAGATTGGCAACCGCAAGGACTTGGAACACAACTATCGTTCCACGAACTCCGTTATCGAGGCATGCAACAACCTCTTTGAATGTAAGGATTTCTTTGGCAACAGTGTAGAATTCAAACGCTCCTATGCACCCGGCAACAAACCCGGCGACAATCCGAAAGCAAAAGCACTCCAGAAACCGGATGCAAAATTCTACGATGCAAAAACAGATTCCTGGGATGATATCGCACCCTTCTGGATATCTGAAAATAGCGTCAACAGCACTAATTTTGCACAAACTTGCGTTGAAAAAATTATTGACTGCTGCACATTTGTCGATTCAAAAGAAGGCAAGCGGACAAAACTACGAGTTTTCAACAAGAATCCCAAAAACAGCGAAGACATCTACCGCAACGTGACATTCAAGGATTTCGCCGTTCTCGCGCGCTCCAGAAGCGAGATGGAAAATATTGAGACCTGCATGAAACTCGCCGGTGTTCCCTTCACGCGTTATAAAGACAGCAATCTTTTTTACGGGCGTGAATGTGCCGAATGGATTTCGCTGTTCAAGGCAATCAATGCCACCGATTTTTCGGCATGGAACAGGCGCATTTTGAACGAAGTGTTGATTACCGACTTTTTCGCTGTAGCCTTGAGCGATGTGGAAAGTGAATTTTTCGATGACCCGTTCAGCAAGCCACGGCAGATGATATGCCACTGGAAAGAACTCGCGAGCGAACGCCGCTTTGCCGAAATGCAAGAAAGCATCTACGCCGAAAGTGAAGTGGAAAAGCGCCTTTCTGATTTGAGCAAGTTACAGGAATTCACGAAGCTCCGCCAAATCGGGAATTACGCCATCAACTACCTGTACAACCATAGTTGCACTTTAGACGACCTTATCCGGCATCTGCAAAATCTCTCCATTTCTTCGGGCGATGCCGACGATCAGGACAGCAACCTTGTCGCGAAGGGCTCAGATTTTGACGCCGTCCAAGTCATGACAATTCACGCGTCCAAAGGTCTAGAATTCCCCGTTGTCATTTCGGTCGCAGGGTTTAAACAACTGAACAAAAACACGGACGGGCCATACCTGTACCATGAAAGCGATTCCATCCACCTAGGCTACGGACAAAACGCAAAGAATGCCCGCCAAGCCGAGGAACTGGAAGAATGGTCAAGACTCTTTTATGTCGACTTCACTCGAGCATCCTCAATATTAGTGCTCCCCCGCTATGCAAACTGGTACGATGAGGGCGACACCCCCAAAGAAGATTTCCGCTTCCTCGCCAATTCCCTGAAGAGTTTCTGTTCCGATGAAAAGAACGAAAATCTCTTTGAGATCATGGGAACAGCAAAAGAATGGGACATTCCGACCGAACGTCTATTAAAGAGCAACATTCAAGACAACATTCTTGCGACCGCAAAAGAATTGCTCGGGGAGCAAAGCGAAGAAGGGCTTGACGCAGAAAGCAAACAAAAAGAGCATATCCAGGCATTGCAAAAAGAGGTTGCCCGTCTCGGCATCATGCAACATTCCTACAGCACACTTGCCGGCAAAAAAGAATCCTCGCTCAGCATCGACGAAGAGGCAAACCTTGACAAAGAAGGAAGTGCCGAGGCAAACTATTACGCAGGCGAAGATATCGGGCCCGACGCTTCGCAAATCGAAGCCGAAATCAAATACCCGCGCGGTTCAAAAATCGGTAACGCACTCCACGAAATTTTTGAACTCAGCAAGTTCAAAGAAATTGGCTTGAGCCACGAGAATGCAGAATCCATGTACGGCTCCGCAGAGCTTTCAATGCTCGTGGAGGAAACGTTCAAGAAGCAGTCCCTGCCCATTTGGGACCACAAGGACGAATGGACTCGCCACACGCTCGATATCGTTTGGAACACGCTGAATGCAAGCCTGCCCGCTATCGAAGCTGGACACAGAAGCGGAGCGAGTTTCAAGTTGACGAGCCTCGACGACAACAGCCGAAAAGCCGAAGTCCAGTTCAACCTGAACGCCACCACCGACGACAACGGTGAAGCAAGCGAATACCTGCAAAGCATCTGCAAGGGATTTATTGACCTAGTGTTCATGCGCCACGACACACAGGGACAACTGCGATTCTCCATCGTCGACTGGAAATCCGACGTCATGGCAGACGGCGATTACAGCCCAGCAAGCATACAGAAAAAAGTAGACGAAGACTACTCCGTTCAACGCGTACTCTACAGCTACTGTCTCATCAAGTGGCTCAAGCAGTTCTACGGAGCAGGCAACAGTGGCAACAGCAACACCCCGCTCACGGAATCCGAAATTTACGACAAGTTCTTCGGTGGAATGTATTACGTATTTCTGCGCGGCTGCAAGGCAGGCACCGAAAACGGCATCTACGCGCATACTTGGGAAAATTTTGATGCGCTGCAAAAATCCTACAGCAACATCCGCAAGCTCATGCGCAAACGCAAAGAAACCGTGGAGGACGAACAATGA